One Pullulanibacillus sp. KACC 23026 DNA segment encodes these proteins:
- a CDS encoding VWA domain-containing protein: MNGIQADRVRLTPKNYFVRGTTALYDAIGKTINEVGNRLSNTGEEERPAKVIFVITTDGLENASCEFDYEKVQSMIRHQQEVYDWEFMFMGANIDAVKEAEMIGISNGNAFNFQASSEGISEMYNDICEKVSSFRFSEID, translated from the coding sequence GTGAACGGCATTCAAGCCGATCGTGTAAGGCTTACCCCAAAAAACTATTTTGTACGCGGGACTACCGCTCTATATGATGCAATCGGGAAAACAATCAATGAGGTTGGAAATCGGTTGTCTAACACGGGAGAAGAAGAAAGACCTGCCAAAGTGATTTTTGTCATCACAACAGACGGCTTGGAGAATGCGAGTTGCGAATTTGACTATGAGAAAGTCCAAAGTATGATTCGTCATCAGCAAGAGGTCTATGATTGGGAGTTTATGTTCATGGGAGCTAATATTGATGCAGTCAAAGAAGCCGAAATGATCGGAATCTCTAATGGAAACGCGTTTAACTTCCAGGCATCTAGTGAAGGCATTAGTGAAATGTACAACGATATCTGCGAAAAAGTTTCCTCTTTTCGGTTTTCAGAAATTGATTAA
- a CDS encoding GNAT family N-acetyltransferase yields the protein MSVSIKLGTGQEIDLAHGLMRAAFEEYRYLDVPSSALIEPIDQLKEAYQNGKEQFILCSLDEQVVGSSRFQLKEEGLYFSRLSVTPKARGKGLAKAMLLWLEDYAKNLGKTKIECRVRLSLPKNILLYKSLGYQVILEERVISASGREVMTVVMVKEI from the coding sequence ATGAGCGTCTCCATTAAATTAGGAACGGGACAGGAGATCGATTTGGCTCATGGGTTAATGCGTGCAGCCTTTGAGGAGTACCGATACTTGGATGTTCCTTCAAGTGCTTTAATAGAGCCGATCGACCAATTAAAAGAAGCTTATCAAAATGGAAAGGAACAGTTTATTTTATGTTCATTAGATGAACAAGTTGTCGGATCATCGAGATTTCAATTGAAGGAAGAGGGGCTTTACTTTTCTAGACTGTCTGTTACTCCGAAAGCAAGAGGAAAGGGCCTTGCTAAAGCAATGCTGCTTTGGTTAGAGGACTACGCGAAGAATCTTGGAAAAACGAAAATAGAATGCCGAGTGAGACTGTCCCTTCCAAAAAACATTTTACTTTATAAATCTCTTGGCTATCAAGTGATCCTTGAAGAAAGGGTCATCAGTGCAAGCGGCCGTGAGGTTATGACAGTTGTTATGGTGAAAGAAATTTAA
- a CDS encoding GNAT family N-acetyltransferase produces MNLTAKDGREFTIRKYREADIEDIQRLNKEEGWTNLVEKQDVTKRAWDNSNVAYIVSDGEAIVAYIRGLTDQSVTLFICELMIDKDYRGLGIGQAFLSFVHHMYPTTRIEMLASSTSHTFYEQLGYRDRGTVLAFLKRENRPPILFVDKRTYLRL; encoded by the coding sequence ATGAATTTAACAGCAAAGGATGGTAGGGAGTTTACCATTCGAAAGTATCGTGAGGCCGATATTGAAGACATTCAAAGATTAAACAAAGAAGAGGGATGGACAAATCTCGTTGAAAAACAAGATGTGACAAAACGGGCATGGGACAACTCTAATGTAGCTTATATTGTTTCTGATGGAGAGGCTATTGTTGCCTATATAAGAGGATTGACGGACCAGTCTGTCACGCTTTTTATCTGCGAATTGATGATTGACAAGGATTACCGCGGCTTAGGGATTGGACAAGCATTCCTAAGCTTTGTCCACCATATGTATCCTACAACTCGAATTGAGATGCTCGCTTCAAGCACTTCCCATACGTTCTATGAGCAGCTCGGATATCGAGATAGGGGGACGGTTCTCGCGTTTCTGAAACGCGAGAACCGTCCCCCTATTTTATTTGTTGACAAACGGACATATCTCCGTTTATGA
- a CDS encoding nucleoside 2-deoxyribosyltransferase, which produces MTGQAFYVASSFRNKEAVHYVADQLKRLGLHQTYDWTIHADSRGTLSVEELKQIGEQEMQAVGEADFIVALLPGGKGTHVEIGMALALRKPLFLYSLDDAIDHVEATATFYHLSGVTKCFGSLEELVETIIGQHSRKTLCKEGDGV; this is translated from the coding sequence ATGACGGGACAAGCTTTCTATGTGGCTTCCAGTTTTCGGAATAAGGAAGCTGTTCACTATGTAGCGGATCAATTAAAACGTTTAGGTTTGCACCAAACCTATGATTGGACGATCCATGCTGACTCAAGAGGCACTTTATCGGTTGAAGAGTTAAAGCAAATTGGGGAACAAGAAATGCAGGCGGTCGGGGAGGCTGATTTTATAGTTGCTCTCCTGCCAGGCGGAAAGGGAACGCATGTCGAGATAGGGATGGCCTTGGCGCTAAGAAAACCGCTTTTTCTCTATTCTCTTGATGACGCGATTGACCATGTGGAGGCGACTGCGACCTTCTACCATTTGTCTGGTGTGACGAAATGCTTCGGGAGTTTAGAAGAGTTAGTGGAGACGATAATTGGGCAACATTCAAGAAAAACACTTTGCAAAGAAGGTGATGGGGTATGA
- a CDS encoding DUF3888 domain-containing protein — protein MRKIISMTLLLLFLFGTNSDAAAQSTMKEPFPFEKVLLSLMFEDIHKAVNENYDFEGVQFYRGRVLYLKMEGGLSFIITIQIETFIGAHNDIGTDTLTFKRDVNGLKLTDYKHAASPQQKQNLEWYFKNSDNS, from the coding sequence ATGAGAAAAATCATTTCAATGACCTTATTGTTGTTATTTTTATTTGGAACAAATTCAGATGCAGCCGCTCAATCAACTATGAAAGAACCATTTCCTTTTGAAAAGGTCTTGCTATCATTGATGTTCGAGGATATCCACAAAGCGGTCAACGAGAACTACGATTTTGAAGGCGTTCAGTTTTATAGAGGTAGAGTATTATATTTGAAAATGGAGGGCGGATTAAGTTTCATTATAACGATTCAAATTGAAACGTTCATAGGAGCCCATAACGATATCGGAACGGATACGTTAACGTTCAAGCGAGACGTTAATGGACTAAAGTTAACGGATTATAAGCACGCTGCTTCACCACAACAAAAGCAAAACTTAGAATGGTACTTCAAGAATTCGGATAACTCATAA
- the shc gene encoding squalene--hopene cyclase encodes MLEEAQDAIHQLIRFLTTHQSEDGSWHFCFESTPMTDAYMILLIRALEMEDEEALVQELVRRLEWTQSSVGSWKAYPDEKEGNLSLTIEAYTALLFSGYVDRQELTMMKARRFIKMHGGIRAASSMTKVVLAVMGEYDWPVFLPVPLEFILLPNSAPLNFYDLSVYARAHMTPVLLLADHKFSVHLSKKTELAELIGDRTSDDWRLNEGRSFSSFIQEAVETLNGLPHELHKEAALKAVQYMFDHLEADGTFYSYFSSTFLMIFALLAHGYSKKAPVILKAFEGLKGHLSRTRGTLHAQNAVSRVWDTALLSYAMQEAGIRYDHPSVQAANQFLLRHQHTNYGDWAIHNPHVKPGGWGFSHTNTMNPDVDDTAAALRALRPAAKHQQAVFEHWHRGLAWILSMQNDDGGWASFEKNTDKKILKLIPFDGADAASIDESSADLTGRVLEFLGHFTGLPSTYPKIKNGVEWLRRNQEADGSWYARWEVGYIYGTWAAITGMRAVNLHPEDPTIQKGIRFLLKNQNEDGGWGESCENDVVKHYVPLGKSTLSQTAWAVDALISVYDKPTPEMDRGIKSLLTQLSQFQDTFTYPTGAGLPGTFYTYYHSYNLIWPLLTLGHYLN; translated from the coding sequence ATGTTAGAAGAGGCACAAGATGCGATTCATCAACTCATTCGGTTTTTAACCACTCATCAATCAGAGGATGGTTCTTGGCATTTTTGCTTTGAGAGCACGCCGATGACGGATGCCTATATGATTCTGTTAATTAGAGCGCTTGAAATGGAGGATGAAGAGGCGCTGGTTCAAGAGTTGGTGAGGCGTTTGGAATGGACACAATCATCAGTTGGGTCATGGAAGGCTTATCCGGATGAAAAAGAAGGCAATCTGTCATTGACGATAGAGGCTTATACAGCACTACTTTTTTCAGGTTACGTGGATAGGCAGGAATTAACGATGATGAAAGCACGTCGTTTTATTAAAATGCATGGTGGAATCAGGGCAGCTTCTTCTATGACAAAAGTGGTGTTAGCCGTAATGGGGGAGTACGACTGGCCAGTATTCTTGCCCGTTCCCTTGGAGTTTATTCTGCTTCCCAATTCAGCCCCCTTAAATTTCTATGATTTATCGGTTTATGCCCGTGCTCATATGACGCCTGTCCTTCTTCTTGCCGATCATAAATTTTCGGTCCACTTATCCAAAAAAACTGAGTTAGCTGAGCTAATAGGAGACCGCACTAGTGATGACTGGCGATTAAATGAGGGCCGATCCTTTTCATCGTTTATACAGGAGGCCGTGGAGACGTTAAATGGGCTCCCGCATGAACTCCACAAGGAAGCTGCTCTGAAAGCTGTGCAGTATATGTTTGATCATTTGGAAGCCGATGGGACCTTTTACAGTTATTTTTCTTCGACCTTTCTGATGATTTTTGCCCTTCTCGCCCATGGTTATTCGAAAAAGGCCCCTGTTATCTTAAAAGCTTTCGAGGGGCTAAAGGGGCATCTCAGCCGCACGCGAGGCACCCTTCATGCACAAAATGCTGTTTCAAGAGTCTGGGATACGGCGCTTCTTTCCTATGCCATGCAAGAAGCGGGCATCCGATACGATCATCCGTCTGTACAAGCTGCCAATCAATTTTTGTTAAGGCATCAGCATACGAATTATGGGGACTGGGCGATACATAACCCCCATGTGAAGCCAGGGGGATGGGGATTTTCACATACTAATACGATGAATCCGGATGTCGATGATACGGCTGCAGCCTTGAGAGCATTAAGGCCGGCAGCGAAACACCAACAGGCTGTCTTTGAACATTGGCATCGCGGGTTAGCTTGGATTCTTAGTATGCAAAATGATGACGGCGGTTGGGCGTCATTTGAGAAAAATACCGATAAAAAAATTTTAAAGCTCATTCCTTTTGATGGGGCCGACGCAGCGAGCATTGACGAATCATCTGCCGATTTGACAGGGCGAGTCCTTGAGTTTCTTGGTCATTTTACTGGGCTTCCATCTACCTATCCGAAGATTAAAAACGGTGTAGAGTGGCTGCGAAGGAATCAAGAAGCGGATGGCTCTTGGTACGCTCGGTGGGAAGTAGGTTATATTTACGGAACATGGGCTGCCATAACAGGAATGCGAGCGGTGAACCTTCATCCAGAAGACCCCACCATTCAAAAAGGGATCCGGTTTTTACTGAAGAATCAAAATGAAGATGGCGGCTGGGGTGAATCCTGTGAAAATGATGTCGTAAAGCATTATGTACCGCTTGGAAAAAGCACTTTATCACAAACCGCCTGGGCAGTGGATGCGCTCATTTCGGTATACGACAAGCCGACACCAGAAATGGATCGAGGCATAAAAAGCCTGCTCACCCAACTCAGTCAATTTCAAGATACCTTCACCTACCCAACCGGTGCCGGACTCCCAGGCACCTTCTACACCTACTACCACAGCTACAACCTCATCTGGCCCCTCCTAACCCTCGGACACTATCTAAACTGA
- a CDS encoding LysR family transcriptional regulator, translating to MLVLFETFVTVVESGSISKAAEQLTTTQPSVTRRVQLLEEEFGVPLFDRIGKRLILNKAGSLLFERAKLMLKNFSQVRDDIRMLDEADRGNILIGAGLTINQFVLPTFLYFFHKKYPKMTYKLVSGNSRHVLEKLLNYEIDVGLITTDIDHEAIERLPLKTSELVLIAPFATVFPERALLPDDLREHSLITYQQGTGFRRFIDELFKDIGLSQLPIRLETDSIEVMVKMVENEMGLAVVPKIAAAPPIAEQKVKPLTLQNFDFPKRSLSLIYRKVGFQAAAVERFIDELKAFQEWQ from the coding sequence ATGCTCGTCCTATTTGAAACGTTCGTGACGGTTGTAGAAAGCGGAAGTATCTCCAAAGCCGCTGAGCAATTAACGACCACACAGCCCAGTGTGACAAGACGGGTTCAACTGCTTGAAGAAGAATTCGGTGTCCCTCTTTTCGACCGCATAGGAAAACGATTAATTTTAAATAAAGCGGGATCGCTTCTGTTTGAGAGGGCCAAATTAATGTTAAAAAATTTTAGCCAGGTGCGCGACGATATTCGCATGCTGGATGAGGCCGACCGTGGAAACATTCTGATTGGGGCTGGCTTAACGATTAATCAATTTGTTTTACCCACCTTTCTTTATTTTTTTCATAAGAAATACCCGAAAATGACTTATAAATTGGTGTCGGGAAATTCAAGACACGTCCTGGAAAAACTGCTTAATTATGAAATTGATGTCGGGCTCATCACAACTGACATTGACCATGAGGCAATCGAACGTCTCCCGTTAAAAACATCGGAGCTGGTCCTAATTGCTCCTTTTGCTACTGTTTTTCCAGAAAGAGCGCTCCTTCCAGATGATTTGAGAGAGCACTCCCTCATCACGTATCAGCAAGGGACGGGCTTCAGACGTTTTATTGATGAATTGTTTAAAGACATTGGGCTCTCCCAACTTCCGATAAGACTGGAAACCGATAGTATTGAGGTCATGGTCAAGATGGTGGAAAATGAGATGGGGCTTGCGGTTGTTCCGAAAATAGCGGCCGCCCCTCCCATCGCCGAGCAAAAAGTGAAGCCCTTGACGCTCCAAAACTTTGACTTTCCTAAACGATCCCTTTCACTTATCTATAGGAAGGTAGGATTTCAAGCCGCTGCAGTGGAACGTTTTATCGACGAACTGAAAGCCTTTCAGGAGTGGCAATAG
- a CDS encoding aldo/keto reductase produces MKYTQLGRSGMKVSQLCLGTMNFGPVTEEKEAFRIMDAALDAGVNFFDTANVYGGNERRGWTEEILGRWFAQGGNRREKVVLATKVYNPMNDANDGPNDERSLSAYKIRRHLEGSLKRLQTDHIELYQMHHIDRNVSWDELWEVFQSLVQQGTIDYVGSSNFAGWDLVKAQAAAKERHFLGLVSEQHKYSLLCRYPELEVLPAAKDQGIGVIVWSPLDGGLLGGNALNPEKGSRSANQTERIEKHRAQLEAFSKFCKEFGEQEADVALAWVLKQPAITAPIIGPRTIGQFEQALRAVEIEFDQAALDRLDEIFPGYGEAPYSYAW; encoded by the coding sequence TTGAAGTATACACAGCTCGGTCGTTCGGGAATGAAAGTGAGTCAGCTTTGTCTTGGAACTATGAATTTTGGTCCTGTTACAGAGGAAAAGGAAGCTTTTCGAATTATGGACGCGGCTCTGGATGCGGGGGTTAATTTCTTCGATACTGCCAATGTCTATGGTGGGAATGAACGGAGAGGGTGGACAGAGGAAATCCTTGGCCGCTGGTTTGCTCAAGGCGGCAATCGCCGTGAAAAGGTGGTTCTCGCAACAAAAGTGTACAACCCAATGAACGATGCCAATGATGGCCCGAATGATGAGCGCAGTCTCTCTGCTTATAAAATTCGCCGTCATTTAGAAGGCTCTCTAAAACGTTTACAAACCGATCATATTGAACTGTATCAAATGCACCACATCGACCGCAACGTCTCATGGGACGAGCTGTGGGAGGTTTTCCAATCACTTGTTCAACAAGGCACGATTGATTATGTGGGTTCAAGTAACTTCGCTGGCTGGGATTTAGTAAAAGCTCAAGCCGCTGCGAAAGAACGTCATTTTTTAGGACTTGTATCTGAGCAGCATAAATACAGCCTTCTCTGCCGCTATCCCGAGTTGGAGGTTCTTCCTGCAGCTAAGGATCAAGGAATTGGGGTTATTGTTTGGAGTCCACTCGATGGTGGTCTGCTTGGAGGAAATGCTCTCAATCCGGAAAAAGGTTCACGTTCGGCTAATCAGACTGAACGAATCGAAAAGCATCGGGCTCAGCTCGAAGCATTTTCTAAGTTTTGTAAGGAATTTGGTGAGCAAGAAGCGGACGTTGCCCTTGCTTGGGTGCTAAAGCAACCGGCCATCACAGCCCCTATTATTGGACCAAGAACGATTGGCCAATTTGAGCAGGCATTGCGCGCAGTGGAAATTGAATTTGACCAAGCGGCACTTGATCGCCTTGATGAAATTTTCCCTGGATATGGAGAAGCCCCTTATTCCTATGCGTGGTAA
- a CDS encoding metalloregulator ArsR/SmtB family transcription factor, whose translation MQLDRLVNFHKTMGDETRIKIIALLKEGPLHGQAIAGKLGLTPSTISHHLTKLRDVAIIYSRRDKNTIYYYLDERKLDYMAKSILNLGNEKEGFQVEPEEKAKIIQNFLLPDGRLKQIPAQRKKKLIILEYMVKRLEKGRKYKEKEINEFIRQFHEDFATIRREFIMCQFMTRQDGIYELNPVEMWMI comes from the coding sequence ATGCAATTAGATCGTTTGGTTAATTTTCATAAGACTATGGGGGACGAGACGCGAATTAAAATTATTGCTTTATTAAAAGAAGGGCCGCTTCATGGTCAGGCAATTGCAGGGAAGTTGGGGCTGACACCCTCGACGATATCACACCATCTGACCAAACTGCGGGATGTCGCGATTATTTATTCACGTCGGGACAAAAATACAATTTATTATTATCTAGATGAAAGGAAGCTGGATTACATGGCAAAATCCATTTTGAATTTGGGTAATGAAAAGGAGGGATTTCAGGTCGAGCCGGAAGAAAAGGCCAAAATCATTCAAAACTTTTTGCTTCCTGATGGCCGATTAAAGCAGATTCCTGCCCAGAGAAAGAAAAAGTTAATCATTTTGGAGTATATGGTGAAACGCTTAGAAAAAGGGAGAAAGTATAAAGAAAAGGAAATCAACGAATTTATCAGGCAATTCCACGAGGATTTTGCCACCATTCGTCGCGAATTTATCATGTGTCAGTTCATGACGCGGCAAGATGGGATTTACGAGCTTAATCCTGTTGAAATGTGGATGATATAA
- a CDS encoding adenylosuccinate synthase: MVKVILGAQWGDEGKGKMIDYLADQAEIVIRYQGGSNAGHTIVNEYGQSVLHLIPSGIFNPETKCVIGTGVVVHPEDLLSEINQLMEKGISKHQIEKQLMISERAHLVMPYHVVLDKLDEQKRRQKIGTTLKGIGPAYVDKVGRNGLQVGDLLHLEAIKGRVQEIVQNKNEIITKLYNGTPLEFDSIWNKLKDYREQLAPFIKDTQRIVLDAIKNKKQILAEGQLGVMRDLDWGAYPFVTSSNPIASAVGVGIGIPPHKINDVLGICKAYTTTVGEGEFITGLDDEVGVFLGQKGQEFGATTGRVRNCGWLDLPAVKYGAEINGYTGIALTKIDVLSTLSELKICTRYRHKETGERVDTLRPYIEMGQLEPVYETLPGWEDDLSTCRTYEDLPKNAIAYIEKIEQFLGVPIQYISVGSHREQTLIKE, encoded by the coding sequence ATGGTGAAGGTCATTTTAGGTGCGCAGTGGGGCGATGAAGGTAAAGGGAAGATGATCGATTATTTAGCTGATCAGGCAGAAATCGTGATTCGCTATCAGGGTGGAAGCAATGCGGGACATACCATAGTGAACGAGTATGGCCAATCGGTTCTTCATTTGATTCCATCCGGTATTTTTAATCCGGAAACAAAATGTGTGATTGGGACGGGTGTTGTTGTCCATCCAGAGGACCTGTTAAGTGAAATCAATCAATTAATGGAAAAAGGCATCTCGAAACACCAAATTGAAAAGCAACTCATGATTTCGGAGCGTGCGCATTTGGTCATGCCTTATCATGTTGTACTTGATAAATTAGATGAGCAAAAAAGGCGTCAAAAAATTGGGACGACATTAAAAGGGATCGGTCCTGCTTACGTCGATAAAGTGGGACGAAATGGACTTCAAGTGGGGGATCTCCTTCATTTAGAAGCCATAAAGGGTCGCGTTCAAGAAATTGTACAAAATAAAAACGAGATTATCACTAAATTATACAATGGGACACCGCTTGAGTTTGACTCTATTTGGAACAAGCTTAAGGACTATCGAGAACAATTAGCCCCTTTTATAAAAGATACGCAGCGAATCGTCCTCGACGCGATTAAAAATAAGAAACAGATCTTGGCAGAAGGGCAGCTTGGCGTGATGCGTGATCTGGACTGGGGAGCCTATCCTTTTGTCACGTCCTCTAACCCTATTGCAAGTGCGGTCGGTGTCGGGATCGGAATACCGCCTCATAAAATTAATGATGTGTTAGGCATCTGTAAAGCCTACACCACGACCGTTGGTGAAGGAGAGTTTATCACGGGTCTTGATGATGAAGTCGGTGTTTTCTTAGGTCAAAAAGGGCAAGAATTTGGAGCGACAACAGGCAGGGTTCGAAACTGCGGCTGGCTGGACTTACCTGCCGTGAAATATGGGGCAGAGATTAACGGCTACACAGGAATCGCTTTAACAAAAATTGATGTGTTGAGCACTTTGTCAGAGCTCAAAATCTGTACCCGCTACCGTCATAAAGAAACAGGAGAAAGAGTCGACACGCTCCGTCCCTATATTGAAATGGGTCAGCTAGAGCCTGTCTATGAAACATTGCCAGGCTGGGAAGATGATCTTTCGACTTGTCGAACCTATGAAGATCTTCCCAAAAATGCCATTGCCTACATTGAAAAAATCGAACAATTTTTAGGTGTACCGATCCAATACATCTCAGTTGGCTCACATCGTGAACAAACCCTTATAAAAGAATAG